In a single window of the Melioribacteraceae bacterium genome:
- the tsaD gene encoding tRNA (adenosine(37)-N6)-threonylcarbamoyltransferase complex transferase subunit TsaD, with amino-acid sequence MITLGIETSCDETSVALLKEDEVLINLISSQDIHNLYGGVVPELSSRAHLQIIMPLLNKALSDTNINLKEIDLITATAGPGLIGALLVGLTFAKGLAYSTDKPLVPVNHIEGHIFSGFLVNPKPEFPYLCLVVSGGHTLLLLVESDIAIKKIGTTIDDAAGEAFDKVSKLLGLGYPGGPLIQKAAEGQEHNLTEFPIAQTKNEFDFSFSGLKTSVLRFVQKEYNSSENIPIEDQKKIAASFQYAAIKALVLNCKRALNKYPVKSISIVGGVAANKLLKDEMEILAKRFKVSFVVPSLEYCGDNAAMIAYRGRKINQSGKRYDYSFNAFPKLKDHTFISSF; translated from the coding sequence ATGATTACACTTGGAATAGAAACATCTTGCGATGAGACATCGGTTGCTCTTTTAAAGGAAGATGAAGTATTAATAAATTTAATTTCATCGCAAGATATTCATAATTTGTATGGCGGGGTAGTACCGGAATTATCGAGTAGAGCCCACCTTCAAATAATAATGCCGCTACTGAATAAGGCCCTCTCCGATACAAATATTAATTTAAAAGAGATTGATTTAATTACAGCCACCGCCGGTCCAGGATTAATTGGAGCTTTACTAGTTGGTTTGACTTTTGCAAAAGGACTTGCCTATTCGACTGATAAACCACTTGTTCCGGTTAACCATATTGAAGGGCATATTTTCTCCGGTTTTTTGGTGAATCCAAAACCGGAATTCCCATATTTATGTTTAGTTGTCTCGGGCGGACACACATTATTATTACTGGTTGAAAGTGATATTGCAATAAAAAAGATTGGTACAACAATAGATGACGCGGCTGGAGAGGCATTCGATAAAGTTTCAAAATTGCTGGGGCTTGGTTATCCTGGTGGACCATTAATACAAAAAGCCGCTGAGGGGCAAGAGCATAACTTAACAGAATTCCCGATTGCACAAACTAAAAATGAATTTGATTTTTCATTTAGCGGACTAAAAACCTCTGTGCTGAGATTCGTACAAAAGGAGTACAATTCTTCAGAAAATATTCCTATTGAAGATCAAAAAAAAATTGCGGCATCGTTTCAATATGCTGCAATTAAAGCGCTGGTTCTCAATTGCAAAAGAGCCTTAAACAAATACCCGGTTAAATCAATTTCGATTGTTGGAGGAGTTGCCGCAAATAAATTACTAAAAGATGAGATGGAAATACTCGCCAAACGATTTAAAGTAAGTTTTGTTGTACCTTCTCTGGAATACTGTGGAGATAATGCCGCTATGATTGCTTACCGGGGCAGAAAGATAAATCAATCGGGTAAACGTTATGATTATTCTTTTAATGCTTTCCCAAAACTTAAAGATCATACTTTTATTTCATCATTTTAA
- the mltG gene encoding endolytic transglycosylase MltG, with amino-acid sequence MKKELKKLIALSTKEYLVVGATFIIVLFVLLYTLFSPNKFKEETIPVVEISRGSTFNHVVDSLFQKKIISNKFGIKMAAFFYNAERKIKAGRYTIPDGLNYFQLVELFINGSPQTEILVTIPEGIWQHDLASLLSSKLGIDSTHFMKLSKDINFISSLKLPSGIKNLEGYLLPETYYFYTNSTAEEIIKKLVFEQKRFIAGKLNNRMEELKLSLNETLTLASIIDGESNILKEFKTISGVYHNRLRIKMPLQADPTIQYLIRDKRKNRILYKDLEINSKYNTYKYAGLPPSPINNPGKDAIVAALFPEKHNLLYFVADGTGGHLFAKTIREHENNVKKYRAWRRIRNSQF; translated from the coding sequence TTGAAGAAAGAACTTAAAAAACTAATTGCTTTGAGCACAAAAGAATATCTTGTAGTTGGGGCTACATTTATAATTGTATTATTTGTCCTTCTCTATACCCTATTTTCACCTAATAAATTCAAAGAAGAGACCATCCCAGTTGTTGAAATTTCTAGAGGTTCTACATTTAACCATGTAGTGGATTCCTTATTTCAGAAAAAAATAATTTCAAATAAGTTTGGGATTAAAATGGCCGCTTTTTTTTACAATGCTGAAAGAAAGATTAAAGCCGGCAGATACACTATCCCAGATGGATTGAATTATTTCCAACTTGTTGAACTATTTATAAATGGTTCCCCGCAAACAGAGATACTTGTGACAATTCCCGAAGGAATTTGGCAGCATGATTTAGCTTCATTGTTAAGTTCAAAATTGGGGATTGATTCTACCCATTTCATGAAATTAAGTAAGGATATTAATTTTATTAGTTCTTTAAAACTTCCTTCTGGTATAAAAAACCTAGAAGGTTATCTTTTGCCTGAGACCTACTATTTTTATACAAATTCTACTGCTGAAGAAATAATAAAAAAACTAGTTTTTGAACAAAAGAGATTTATAGCAGGCAAACTAAATAACCGTATGGAAGAATTAAAGTTGTCGTTGAATGAAACTTTAACACTCGCTTCAATTATTGATGGAGAATCTAATATTTTAAAGGAATTCAAAACTATCTCCGGAGTTTATCATAATCGTCTCAGAATAAAAATGCCGTTACAGGCCGATCCAACCATTCAATATTTAATTAGAGATAAGAGAAAAAATCGTATTTTATATAAAGATTTAGAAATTAATTCAAAGTACAATACTTATAAGTACGCGGGGTTGCCTCCATCACCAATAAATAACCCGGGGAAGGATGCGATTGTCGCGGCATTATTTCCTGAAAAACATAACTTATTATATTTTGTGGCGGATGGAACCGGCGGTCATTTATTCGCGAAGACAATTAGAGAACATGAAAATAATGTAAAGAAATATAGAGCATGGCGAAGAATCAGAAATTCTCAATTTTAA
- the rny gene encoding ribonuclease Y — translation MELYVYIIIGVSVVLIALSFVFGWFINSKIGKNSIASAKEQAKKIIEDAEKEAKHIKKEKLLEVKDEWLKKKQEYDNEVNSKKQKLQNHEKQLENREDSLEKKYEMVNQREKALKDSERQINQLKEDLEKKHTELDKLIVEQNNRLEKTAALTADEAKKMLMENMTSKAKSDATQMIKEIRDQAKLEAKKESQKIVIQAIQRTAVDHSVESTVSVVQIQNDEMKGRIIGREGRNIRAFEAATGVDVIVDDTPEAVILSAFDQFRREVARISLERLISDGRIHPARIEEVVAKVQTELDEEIQKEGENTLILLGLHGVHPELVKHIGRMKYRSSYGQNLLQHSIEVAYLTGIMAAELGFDTNLAKRAGLLHDVGKTIDRDVEGPHALLGYDLTKKYNEHPIVVNAVGSHHEDIEMEHPISALVQSADAISGARPGARREPLESYVKRLENLETLAKSFEGVAKTYAIQAGREVRVVVEPDRVDDAFSDRLAYEIAQKIQEEMEYPGQIKVTVIREVRKIAYAK, via the coding sequence ATGGAACTTTATGTGTATATAATTATTGGTGTGTCTGTTGTCTTAATTGCTCTTTCGTTTGTATTTGGATGGTTTATAAATTCAAAAATTGGAAAGAATAGCATTGCATCTGCTAAAGAACAAGCTAAGAAGATAATTGAAGACGCGGAAAAAGAAGCTAAGCATATTAAAAAAGAAAAGCTTCTTGAAGTTAAAGATGAGTGGCTGAAAAAGAAGCAAGAATATGATAATGAGGTAAACTCTAAAAAACAGAAACTTCAAAATCATGAAAAACAGCTCGAGAATAGAGAAGACAGTTTAGAAAAAAAATACGAGATGGTTAATCAGAGAGAAAAAGCTCTCAAAGATTCTGAAAGACAAATTAACCAGCTAAAAGAAGATCTGGAAAAAAAGCATACCGAACTTGATAAATTAATTGTTGAGCAGAATAACAGATTAGAGAAAACCGCGGCACTCACTGCCGATGAAGCTAAAAAAATGCTTATGGAAAATATGACGAGCAAGGCTAAATCGGATGCAACTCAAATGATAAAAGAGATTCGGGATCAAGCCAAACTTGAAGCAAAAAAGGAATCTCAAAAAATTGTTATCCAGGCAATTCAAAGAACCGCCGTTGACCACAGTGTTGAATCTACCGTCTCAGTTGTTCAGATTCAAAATGATGAGATGAAAGGAAGAATTATTGGAAGAGAGGGAAGAAATATTCGCGCATTCGAAGCGGCAACAGGCGTTGATGTAATTGTTGATGATACCCCTGAAGCAGTGATCTTATCTGCCTTCGATCAATTTAGAAGAGAGGTTGCAAGAATTTCTTTAGAAAGATTGATTTCCGACGGAAGAATTCACCCGGCAAGAATAGAAGAAGTGGTCGCAAAGGTTCAAACTGAACTTGATGAAGAAATTCAGAAAGAAGGGGAGAATACACTAATTCTGCTTGGTTTACATGGTGTTCATCCTGAGTTAGTGAAACATATTGGAAGAATGAAATACCGTTCCAGCTATGGTCAAAATTTACTTCAGCATAGTATTGAAGTTGCTTACCTAACCGGAATTATGGCGGCAGAGCTTGGATTTGATACCAATTTGGCAAAACGCGCGGGGTTGCTGCATGACGTTGGTAAAACTATCGACCGGGATGTAGAAGGACCACATGCTTTATTAGGATATGATCTTACAAAAAAATATAACGAGCATCCTATCGTGGTAAATGCAGTTGGTAGTCACCATGAAGATATTGAAATGGAACATCCCATTTCAGCTTTAGTGCAATCTGCCGATGCAATAAGTGGAGCTCGCCCGGGTGCTAGAAGAGAGCCCCTTGAAAGTTATGTTAAACGTTTAGAAAATCTGGAGACTCTCGCAAAATCGTTTGAAGGAGTAGCCAAAACTTATGCTATTCAGGCAGGAAGAGAAGTGAGAGTTGTAGTTGAACCGGATAGAGTTGACGACGCATTTTCTGATCGACTCGCTTATGAGATTGCTCAAAAAATACAGGAAGAGATGGAATATCCGGGTCAAATAAAAGTTACAGTAATTCGCGAAGTTAGAAAAATAGCGTACGCTAAATAA
- the coaE gene encoding dephospho-CoA kinase (Dephospho-CoA kinase (CoaE) performs the final step in coenzyme A biosynthesis.), with product MKKSLIGITGGIGSGKSIVAQTIEGAGHPVIKSDLVAKELMNSDSKLKDKIIAAFGNNSYVDGKLNKEYLGKEIFSSIEKIELMNSIVHPPTTKKVKDLAKELFKNHNYVFVESALIYEAGIEENFDFIILVKSNEKVRLERIKERDKAKVADIKRRMEFQLPDDEKSELADFVIENNSTIPDLEERTKFVLSIIKSLSQ from the coding sequence ATGAAAAAAAGTCTGATTGGCATCACAGGGGGAATTGGATCGGGTAAATCTATTGTTGCTCAAACTATTGAGGGTGCAGGGCATCCGGTGATTAAATCAGATCTAGTAGCAAAAGAGTTAATGAATTCCGATTCCAAGTTAAAAGATAAAATTATTGCCGCGTTTGGAAATAATTCCTACGTGGATGGCAAGCTAAATAAAGAATACTTAGGAAAGGAAATCTTTTCTTCAATTGAGAAAATAGAGTTAATGAATTCTATTGTCCATCCTCCGACTACAAAAAAAGTAAAAGATTTGGCTAAGGAATTGTTTAAAAATCACAATTATGTTTTTGTTGAATCAGCCTTAATTTATGAAGCGGGGATCGAAGAAAATTTTGATTTTATTATTCTTGTAAAATCGAATGAAAAAGTTCGACTAGAAAGAATAAAAGAGCGCGATAAAGCCAAAGTTGCCGATATAAAAAGGAGAATGGAATTCCAGCTCCCTGATGACGAAAAAAGTGAACTTGCCGATTTTGTAATCGAGAATAATTCAACAATTCCAGACTTAGAAGAAAGAACAAAATTTGTTTTAAGTATAATTAAATCATTAAGCCAATAA
- a CDS encoding proline dehydrogenase family protein — MSLINKVLVEFVKVLPIPVVYLFAKKYIAGKKLSDAVDVVKKLNSKGIVATIDVLGEAVNSKEESIEAKNECLEVLDAIKNNNLDANLSLKPTQLGLSIDEQFCFEQLTEILEKAKSYDTFVRIDMEDSSVTSATFNLHNKLKEKYPKVGVVVQAYMKRTITDVQTQNKMGTNYRLCKGIYIESPDIAYKEKQKIRDNFLEILELMFSDKNYVGIATHDDYLIEGSLKLIEKYGLKKDSYEFQMLYGVKENLRDRINEMGHKIRIYVPFGEHWYKYSIRRLQENPNMAWYITKSLFTNN, encoded by the coding sequence GTGAGTCTAATCAACAAAGTACTGGTAGAGTTTGTGAAAGTTCTTCCTATCCCGGTGGTTTATCTGTTTGCCAAAAAATATATTGCCGGCAAAAAACTTTCTGATGCTGTTGATGTAGTTAAAAAACTTAATTCAAAAGGAATTGTCGCAACAATTGATGTATTGGGGGAAGCTGTTAATTCTAAAGAAGAATCCATTGAAGCCAAGAATGAATGTTTGGAAGTATTGGACGCAATTAAAAATAATAACCTCGATGCCAATTTATCATTAAAACCAACGCAGTTAGGTTTAAGTATTGATGAGCAATTTTGTTTTGAGCAATTGACCGAGATACTCGAAAAAGCAAAAAGCTACGATACTTTTGTAAGAATTGACATGGAAGATTCTTCAGTTACAAGTGCCACATTTAATCTTCATAACAAATTGAAAGAGAAGTACCCTAAAGTTGGCGTAGTTGTTCAAGCTTATATGAAACGAACTATAACTGATGTTCAAACTCAAAACAAAATGGGCACTAATTATAGACTTTGCAAAGGTATTTATATTGAAAGTCCGGATATTGCTTATAAAGAAAAACAAAAAATAAGGGACAACTTTTTAGAGATTCTTGAATTGATGTTCTCCGATAAAAATTATGTTGGTATTGCTACGCATGATGATTATCTGATTGAAGGCTCATTAAAATTGATAGAAAAATATGGACTCAAAAAAGATAGTTATGAATTTCAGATGCTTTACGGCGTAAAGGAGAATTTGAGAGACCGGATTAATGAGATGGGGCACAAGATCAGAATTTATGTCCCATTCGGTGAGCATTGGTACAAGTACTCTATTCGTAGATTACAGGAAAATCCGAATATGGCCTGGTATATTACAAAAAGCCTTTTCACAAATAATTAA
- the zapA gene encoding cell division protein ZapA: MNEKKKLKVKIFDKEYSLLVDNQEIAAELAEYVNTMIEETRDELPDQPKDTIAIIAALNIAYDLFVEKNKYREFSIQATDKIKKIKLLLNESKFMSDPS, encoded by the coding sequence ATGAACGAAAAAAAGAAGCTGAAAGTAAAAATATTTGATAAAGAATATTCCTTACTTGTAGATAATCAGGAAATTGCCGCAGAACTGGCTGAATATGTTAATACAATGATTGAGGAAACAAGAGACGAATTGCCCGATCAGCCAAAAGATACAATTGCAATTATTGCAGCCCTAAATATTGCATATGATTTGTTTGTAGAAAAAAACAAGTATAGAGAATTCAGTATTCAAGCGACAGATAAAATCAAAAAGATTAAGCTTCTTTTGAACGAATCAAAATTTATGTCCGACCCATCTTAA
- the pheT gene encoding phenylalanine--tRNA ligase subunit beta, translating to MKLSLNWLKNYIDLNDISVDEIVDKLSYAGLEVEEVIDQSKQFENIIVGFVKERTKHPNADKLSVCIVTDGESDFNVVCGAPNVAANQKIAFAKVGAIIPNGQFKIEKAKIRGEVSFGMICSERELGISDNHEGILVLDESLKVGTLLSDALGFNDVLIEVAITPNRADALSHIGIARDLTALFKRELILPQIKLEESKEKSDSAAVIEIIDLDRCPRYVGKVVKNVSVKESPEWLKIRLKNIGLRPINNIVDVTNFVLHEVGQPLHAFDLDKLNSKKIVVKCAANGEKFITLDSKERVLKNSDLMICDGEKAVAIAGVMGGENSEVTVDTTNILIESAFFNPSSVRKTAKHLALSTDASYRFERGADYNICVWAAQRTAQLIQETGGGEILSGEIDIYPSPIKVRMTSFRFSRVEKILGYSVPQEEIKNILLRLGFKFVGSDEKSYTLEIPSYRHDIEREIDVIEEIARIYGYNNIPEINKIPITLEEKVDQSSFGDNLRNIFTSLGFYEIVTNSLLEQEICSVFAKPIALMNPQNSEMSHLRTSLIPGMLRTIQNNLKVNEKDLRLFEIGKVFFSKSGERIESFDDFNEEEQILLAITGNVVRTSWASPDIQFNIYDLKGYIESSLSKLIKNKSLRFSIADNYKFLESQFEIMADDKQIGFGGVISTALLKKFDINQPVFVFIAHTSNIRENIVAKHGFDELLKFPKVVRDLAFVVDSNLDAGSVEAIIWKASSNLLHNIKLFDIFQSESLGIGKKSLAFQLEYFDSSKTLTEEEVDKDFRSAIKAVEKQLNAQLRGI from the coding sequence TTGAAACTCTCTCTTAACTGGTTAAAAAATTATATCGACTTAAATGATATATCAGTCGATGAAATTGTTGATAAACTAAGTTACGCTGGTTTAGAAGTTGAAGAAGTAATCGATCAGTCCAAGCAGTTCGAAAATATTATTGTGGGTTTTGTTAAGGAAAGAACAAAGCATCCGAATGCGGACAAACTTTCTGTTTGCATTGTAACCGACGGTGAAAGTGATTTTAATGTTGTGTGCGGTGCTCCTAATGTTGCCGCCAATCAGAAAATTGCCTTCGCAAAAGTTGGGGCAATAATTCCAAATGGACAATTTAAAATTGAAAAAGCAAAAATCCGTGGTGAAGTATCCTTTGGTATGATCTGCTCTGAAAGGGAATTAGGGATTAGTGATAATCATGAAGGGATATTAGTACTTGATGAATCACTCAAAGTTGGAACTTTGCTTTCCGATGCGCTTGGATTCAATGATGTATTAATTGAGGTTGCGATAACTCCCAACCGTGCCGATGCTTTAAGTCATATTGGCATCGCACGCGATTTAACAGCTCTCTTCAAAAGAGAATTAATTCTTCCTCAAATTAAATTAGAGGAATCGAAGGAGAAATCGGATTCAGCTGCTGTTATTGAGATTATCGACTTAGACAGATGTCCGAGATACGTTGGGAAAGTTGTAAAGAATGTTTCAGTGAAAGAATCACCAGAGTGGTTGAAGATTAGATTGAAGAATATTGGGCTTCGTCCTATCAACAATATTGTTGATGTAACAAATTTCGTTTTACATGAAGTCGGCCAGCCTCTCCACGCCTTCGATCTTGATAAATTGAATTCAAAAAAAATTGTTGTTAAATGTGCGGCAAACGGTGAAAAATTTATTACTCTCGACTCGAAAGAAAGAGTATTAAAAAATAGTGATTTGATGATTTGTGACGGTGAAAAAGCCGTGGCTATTGCGGGGGTAATGGGAGGGGAAAACTCAGAGGTTACTGTTGATACGACAAATATTTTAATTGAAAGCGCTTTTTTCAATCCATCTTCAGTACGTAAGACCGCAAAACATCTCGCGCTCTCTACCGATGCGTCCTACCGTTTTGAGAGAGGAGCCGATTATAATATTTGCGTCTGGGCCGCTCAGCGTACTGCTCAGCTTATTCAGGAAACGGGAGGCGGTGAAATCCTCTCCGGAGAAATTGATATCTACCCAAGTCCAATAAAAGTGAGAATGACTTCATTTCGATTTAGCCGGGTAGAAAAAATTCTCGGGTATTCTGTTCCTCAAGAAGAAATTAAAAATATTTTATTGAGGCTGGGATTTAAATTTGTTGGCAGTGATGAGAAATCATACACACTAGAGATTCCTTCATATCGGCATGATATTGAAAGAGAGATTGATGTAATTGAAGAGATAGCCAGGATCTATGGTTACAATAATATTCCCGAGATAAATAAAATACCAATAACACTCGAAGAAAAAGTTGATCAATCCAGTTTCGGCGATAACCTAAGAAATATTTTTACTTCATTGGGATTTTATGAGATTGTCACTAACTCATTACTGGAACAGGAAATATGTTCTGTATTTGCTAAACCAATAGCGTTAATGAATCCACAGAATAGTGAGATGTCCCATCTTCGTACTTCGTTAATCCCCGGTATGCTCCGTACAATTCAAAATAATCTCAAAGTAAATGAAAAAGATTTAAGATTATTTGAGATTGGTAAAGTATTCTTCAGTAAATCCGGTGAAAGAATTGAGTCGTTTGATGATTTTAATGAGGAAGAGCAGATTTTACTAGCAATAACCGGAAACGTCGTAAGAACTAGCTGGGCTTCACCCGATATACAATTCAATATTTATGATCTTAAAGGATACATAGAGAGTTCTCTTTCGAAGTTAATAAAGAATAAGAGTTTGCGCTTTTCAATCGCTGATAATTATAAGTTCCTCGAATCACAATTCGAAATAATGGCAGATGATAAACAGATTGGATTTGGTGGAGTAATCTCTACTGCGTTACTCAAGAAGTTTGATATCAACCAACCGGTTTTTGTTTTTATAGCCCATACATCGAATATTCGCGAAAATATAGTGGCGAAACATGGTTTTGATGAACTTTTGAAATTTCCGAAGGTTGTTAGGGACTTAGCTTTTGTGGTCGACTCCAATTTGGATGCCGGCTCGGTTGAAGCAATTATTTGGAAGGCGAGTTCTAACTTGTTGCATAATATAAAGTTATTTGATATTTTTCAAAGCGAAAGCTTAGGTATAGGTAAGAAGAGTCTTGCTTTTCAATTAGAGTACTTTGATTCTTCAAAAACTTTGACCGAAGAAGAAGTAGATAAAGATTTTAGAAGCGCTATTAAAGCGGTCGAAAAACAATTAAACGCTCAATTAAGAGGAATTTAA